A genomic region of Ignavibacteriota bacterium contains the following coding sequences:
- a CDS encoding DUF4838 domain-containing protein, translating to MILKVVPKTKNFFPTWKAWSAIAPHLYIWDYVVNFSHYILPYPNFNVLQSNIKTFQENNSIGIMEQAAYQSRGGEFSELRAYLISKLLWNSNADVEDVINDFMYGYYGKSGQYVKEYFNLLHSQLNEDTHIHLGLGVDDVIFSEKFIKCADKIFDKAIIVAENDEIKERVEMARLPLMYLKCSRFPVNSKYDGTYDKFNEIVEREGITHFAESGKPHMEAFHNYVNNAK from the coding sequence ATGATTTTAAAAGTTGTCCCGAAAACCAAGAATTTCTTTCCGACCTGGAAGGCTTGGTCGGCAATTGCACCTCATTTATATATTTGGGATTATGTTGTTAATTTTAGTCACTATATTTTACCATATCCGAATTTTAATGTTCTGCAATCCAACATAAAAACATTCCAAGAAAATAATTCCATAGGTATAATGGAACAAGCCGCTTATCAAAGTCGCGGCGGTGAATTTTCGGAATTACGCGCTTATTTAATTTCTAAACTTTTATGGAATTCAAACGCGGATGTTGAAGATGTAATTAATGATTTTATGTATGGTTATTACGGCAAAAGCGGACAATATGTTAAAGAATATTTTAATTTGCTTCATTCACAGTTAAATGAAGATACTCACATACACCTGGGATTGGGAGTTGATGATGTAATATTTTCCGAAAAATTTATTAAATGCGCCGATAAAATATTTGACAAAGCAATTATTGTTGCCGAAAATGATGAAATTAAGGAAAGAGTGGAAATGGCGCGTTTGCCGTTAATGTATTTGAAGTGTTCAAGATTTCCGGTTAATTCTAAATATGACGGTACATACGATAAATTTAATGAAATTGTTGAACGTGAAGGAATTACACATTTTGCCGAATCGGGTAAGCCGCATATGGAAGCATTTCATAATTATGTAAACAATGCAAAATAA
- a CDS encoding DUF4838 domain-containing protein: protein MKTKFMFLISFLLLVSAGKIHTQSNFVKTNEWLKDWFLIGPFTLTESMDNINHLPDFEKDFLKDFGGEYNFTFDKNKSINEKGEILKWKLLNSNDSIINLDDAVSKRSYITAYAYKEINVEKEGTYILALGTNDGGKLWINNKELWDHQSGRGVKPDEDLIPVHFDKGKNKILLKIEERGNYWGFCARILPFKVESFLMKNGVFEITAYPQGNSELKFMLNDNVADDIFKSVKLEIKDETNLLLWKGDWDKNKTMKLPILNNNYQQYKLNISAERTDNKIWQKEINFFSGNKKEFTLFKNNKSNYKIILSKSASASEKWAADELNKTIKEISGVEFKIEDDNCVLSENEIIIGYNKHSAKLLGDTFNKPNLIDESYFYKNCGSNIILIGGEERGTMYSVFSFLENEFGVRWYTPNVTFIPKRDEFIFSYLKFTDSPAIRVRNDFYYEAFEPIWAAHNKINGAMGTREQIGGVEGYWSVHTFYRFMPPAEYFTEHPEYYSLIDGQRIYENAQLCLTNPNVLKIITEKLKEVMRTEPGNLIYSVSQNDWRNPCQCENCQAIVKKEGSESGAVVWFVNQVADNIKSEFPNKYVGTLAYQYTRKPPKNIKPRENVVIRLCSIECCFAHDFKSCPENQEFLSDLEGLVGNCTSFIYLGLCC from the coding sequence ATGAAAACAAAATTTATGTTTTTAATTTCATTTTTGTTACTTGTATCAGCAGGTAAAATTCATACTCAAAGTAATTTTGTAAAAACAAATGAATGGTTAAAGGATTGGTTTTTAATTGGTCCATTTACTTTAACAGAAAGTATGGATAACATAAATCATCTTCCGGATTTTGAAAAGGATTTTCTTAAGGATTTTGGCGGAGAATATAATTTTACTTTTGATAAAAATAAGAGCATAAATGAAAAAGGCGAAATTCTTAAATGGAAATTGTTAAACTCAAATGATTCAATAATAAATTTGGACGATGCGGTTTCTAAACGTTCTTATATAACCGCTTATGCTTACAAAGAAATCAATGTTGAAAAGGAAGGAACTTATATTCTTGCGCTTGGGACAAATGACGGCGGAAAATTGTGGATAAATAATAAGGAATTATGGGATCATCAAAGCGGAAGAGGTGTAAAACCCGACGAAGATCTAATTCCGGTTCACTTTGATAAAGGCAAAAATAAAATATTATTGAAGATAGAAGAACGGGGAAATTATTGGGGATTCTGCGCAAGAATTCTTCCTTTCAAAGTAGAATCATTTCTTATGAAAAACGGAGTTTTTGAAATTACCGCCTATCCGCAAGGGAATTCCGAACTAAAATTTATGCTTAATGATAATGTAGCGGATGATATTTTTAAATCCGTAAAATTGGAAATTAAGGATGAGACAAATTTACTTTTGTGGAAAGGTGATTGGGATAAAAATAAAACTATGAAACTCCCGATTTTAAATAATAATTATCAGCAGTACAAATTAAATATAAGTGCTGAAAGAACAGATAACAAAATATGGCAGAAGGAAATAAATTTCTTTTCTGGAAATAAAAAAGAATTTACGCTATTTAAAAACAATAAATCCAATTATAAAATAATTTTAAGTAAATCAGCTTCTGCTTCGGAAAAATGGGCAGCCGATGAATTAAACAAAACAATAAAAGAAATCAGCGGCGTTGAATTTAAAATTGAAGATGACAATTGTGTTTTATCGGAAAATGAAATAATCATTGGTTATAACAAACATTCTGCAAAATTATTAGGCGATACATTCAATAAACCAAATTTAATTGACGAATCATATTTTTATAAAAATTGCGGATCAAATATAATTTTAATTGGAGGAGAAGAACGCGGAACAATGTATTCGGTTTTTTCATTTTTGGAAAATGAATTTGGCGTTCGCTGGTATACTCCGAATGTTACATTCATTCCTAAACGGGATGAATTTATATTCAGCTATTTAAAATTTACCGATTCTCCAGCAATCCGTGTTAGAAATGATTTTTATTATGAAGCGTTTGAACCAATTTGGGCGGCGCATAATAAAATTAACGGCGCAATGGGAACCCGCGAACAGATTGGCGGAGTTGAAGGTTATTGGTCAGTTCACACATTTTATAGGTTTATGCCGCCGGCAGAATACTTTACAGAGCATCCTGAATATTATAGTTTAATAGATGGACAAAGAATTTATGAAAATGCACAATTATGTTTAACAAATCCAAATGTTTTAAAAATTATTACCGAAAAATTAAAAGAAGTAATGCGCACTGAACCTGGTAATTTAATTTATTCGGTTTCTCAAAATGATTGGCGAAATCCTTGTCAGTGTGAAAATTGTCAGGCTATTGTTAAAAAGGAAGGCAGCGAGTCAGGTGCTGTTGTTTGGTTTGTCAATCAAGTTGCGGATAATATAAAATCTGAATTTCCTAATAAATATGTCGGCACACTTGCGTATCAATACACTCGTAAACCACCTAAGAATATAAAGCCGCGTGAAAATGTTGTTATTAGATTGTGCAGTATAGAATGCTGCTTTGCACATGATTTTAAAAGTTGTCCCGAAAACCAAGAATTTCTTTCCGACCTGGAAGGCTTGGTCGGCAATTGCACCTCATTTATATATTTGGGATTATGTTGTTAA
- a CDS encoding glycoside hydrolase family 3 C-terminal domain-containing protein has protein sequence MKKLFLKNFTLLITALLILFANRIDAQVDKSIEQKAKELVSQLTLEEKIGLTVGDGRFLPEVDSNMEKIEDVYVANRNSKLLIPRLKIRSTSLTDGPTGINKPEAPDGAKDYTYTTAFPTSTCLAATWNTELVQKIGEALGNELLEYDYDLILMPALNLHRDPNCGRNFEYYSEDPLLSGKMSAAMVRGIQSKGVGATLKHFLANNQETNRRKYNAVISQRALREIYLKGFEIAVKESHPKSIMTSYNRLNGFYTAENPELLKDIVRNEWKFDGLYMTDFDGYYGDALAKVRAGNNLLMSGNTDELNELKLAVKNKYLDESTLDENLYYNMKLKLNSPSMQGYKPSFKPDLQKHEKLAKEAASEGIVLLKNDNHTLPLKSRIKVSLFGKIGYYLIEAGTGSGGIRSNRHSITVNDGLKSAGFKVLPEIEKMYKDYIEQIKRENLVPDYFNNPKMREDNGITGDQAPLHFKKRLVAFSRDKKLSAEEIKKYESESDAAIITLGRSAGENYENGYLPITEIEMNLVKNVSETFHKAGKKVIVILNVGGVWETASWRDYADAILLMWQPGQEGGYAIADIISGKVNPSGKLPDSFPFKYEDVPSSKSFPGEPKDEPVNSYYEEGIYVGYRYYNTFNVPTAYEFGYGLSYTTFNYSDLILSGTTFSSDLKCSVKITNTGKVAGKEVVQLYISAPQTEIEKPIRELKSFAKTKELKPGESQIVSFNIDGNSLASFWSGISSWVVDKGEYEVQIGASSTDIKLREKFNVENKIIIEKVHDALYPNFILKELSQKSE, from the coding sequence ATGAAAAAATTGTTTTTAAAAAATTTCACCTTACTTATTACTGCTCTTTTAATACTTTTTGCAAATCGTATTGATGCTCAGGTGGATAAATCAATTGAGCAAAAAGCCAAAGAATTAGTTTCGCAATTAACGTTAGAAGAAAAAATTGGTTTAACCGTTGGCGACGGCAGATTTTTACCGGAAGTTGACTCTAATATGGAAAAAATTGAAGATGTTTACGTCGCGAACCGAAACTCAAAATTATTGATACCGCGATTAAAGATACGATCGACTTCACTTACAGACGGTCCGACCGGAATAAATAAACCCGAAGCGCCGGACGGAGCAAAAGATTATACTTATACAACAGCGTTTCCAACTTCAACATGTCTAGCCGCAACATGGAATACAGAACTTGTGCAAAAAATTGGCGAAGCATTGGGAAATGAGTTACTTGAATATGATTACGATTTAATTTTAATGCCTGCTTTGAATTTACATCGTGATCCTAATTGCGGACGAAATTTTGAATATTATTCTGAAGATCCATTATTATCAGGTAAAATGTCCGCGGCAATGGTAAGAGGAATTCAATCAAAAGGAGTTGGCGCAACGCTTAAACATTTTCTAGCCAACAATCAGGAAACCAACCGAAGAAAATATAATGCGGTAATCAGTCAAAGAGCTTTGCGTGAAATTTATTTAAAGGGATTTGAAATTGCCGTTAAAGAAAGTCATCCTAAATCAATTATGACTTCATACAATAGATTAAACGGTTTTTATACGGCAGAAAACCCTGAACTGTTAAAAGATATTGTTAGAAATGAATGGAAATTTGACGGTTTGTACATGACAGATTTCGACGGATATTATGGTGACGCACTCGCAAAAGTGCGTGCCGGAAATAATCTTTTAATGAGCGGAAATACCGATGAACTAAATGAATTGAAACTCGCAGTAAAAAATAAATATTTGGATGAAAGCACATTGGACGAAAATTTATACTACAATATGAAATTAAAATTAAACTCTCCAAGTATGCAAGGCTATAAACCTAGTTTCAAGCCGGATTTACAAAAACACGAAAAATTAGCCAAAGAAGCCGCATCTGAAGGAATTGTGTTATTGAAAAATGATAATCACACGCTTCCGTTAAAATCGAGAATTAAAGTTTCACTATTTGGCAAAATTGGATATTATCTTATTGAAGCCGGAACCGGAAGCGGAGGAATAAGAAGCAACAGACATTCAATTACAGTTAATGACGGTTTAAAATCAGCGGGATTTAAAGTATTGCCGGAAATTGAAAAAATGTACAAAGATTATATTGAGCAGATTAAAAGAGAAAACCTCGTGCCGGATTATTTTAACAATCCTAAGATGAGGGAAGATAATGGAATAACTGGCGATCAAGCTCCATTGCACTTTAAGAAAAGGTTAGTTGCTTTTAGTAGAGATAAAAAACTTTCCGCGGAAGAAATAAAAAAATACGAATCCGAATCCGATGCCGCAATTATTACATTAGGCAGAAGCGCCGGTGAAAATTATGAAAACGGATACTTACCCATTACGGAAATCGAAATGAATTTAGTAAAAAATGTGTCTGAAACTTTTCATAAAGCAGGAAAAAAAGTAATTGTAATTCTAAACGTTGGGGGTGTTTGGGAAACAGCAAGCTGGAGAGATTATGCAGACGCAATATTATTGATGTGGCAGCCCGGACAAGAAGGCGGTTACGCTATTGCAGATATAATTTCGGGAAAAGTTAATCCTTCTGGAAAATTACCGGATTCATTTCCGTTTAAATATGAAGATGTTCCTTCATCAAAAAGTTTTCCGGGAGAGCCTAAAGATGAACCCGTAAATTCTTATTATGAAGAGGGAATTTATGTCGGTTACAGATATTATAATACATTTAATGTTCCAACAGCATATGAATTTGGATATGGGCTATCTTATACTACATTTAATTATTCTGACCTAATATTGAGCGGCACAACATTTTCATCAGATTTGAAATGTTCTGTTAAAATTACGAATACAGGAAAAGTTGCGGGTAAAGAAGTGGTACAATTATATATTTCAGCTCCTCAGACAGAAATTGAAAAACCGATTCGCGAATTAAAAAGTTTCGCTAAAACAAAAGAATTAAAACCTGGAGAAAGTCAGATAGTTTCATTTAATATTGATGGGAATTCATTAGCTTCATTTTGGAGCGGAATTAGTTCTTGGGTTGTTGATAAAGGAGAATATGAAGTTCAGATTGGTGCGTCGTCAACAGATATTAAACTTAGAGAAAAATTTAATGTCGAGAATAAAATAATTATTGAGAAAGTACACGATGCACTTTATCCAAACTTTATTTTGAAAGAATTAAGTCAAAAGAGCGAATAA
- a CDS encoding family 16 glycosylhydrolase, whose product MNNHKALFYAVFVTIFLSFNTTILHSQVPSKINLDVLWLFKPDEQNVGISEKWYTGNYNDKNWDTLDAGNRWENQGYPNLDGFAWYRKKVNIPIEWKSKKVWIKFSGVNDAYKLFINDKEVAYAGEAKISYASKPSFSNITKFVKFGEVNLIAIQVNDWGNSGGLWQVPIILTNDKTEIDNMFKPLTQIQFDPLKEGYKLEWEDEFNGNSLDTSKWSVRGIGPRAAGFVSEKAVKVNDGNLELYSTKSGDSLLIGAVGTQNKFMVKYGYFECRAQLQKSKGNWAAFWIQSPGISSGEDPGEFGTEIDIFEYFKKNGENIISHNLHWAYGPNQQSIGGLQSVVDGVNNGFHTFGLEWTPEKYSFFVDGLKYYEVSKAVSHTEEYIILSMELPAKLEELVEAIFPDVFIVDYVKVYKKSSH is encoded by the coding sequence ATGAATAATCATAAAGCACTATTTTATGCTGTTTTTGTTACAATATTTCTTTCATTTAACACAACAATTTTACATTCTCAAGTTCCTTCAAAAATAAATTTGGATGTGCTTTGGCTTTTTAAGCCTGATGAACAAAATGTTGGCATTTCAGAAAAATGGTATACTGGAAATTACAATGATAAAAATTGGGATACGCTTGACGCGGGAAATAGGTGGGAAAATCAAGGTTATCCTAATTTAGATGGATTTGCATGGTATAGAAAAAAAGTAAATATTCCAATTGAATGGAAATCCAAAAAAGTTTGGATAAAATTCAGCGGTGTGAATGATGCTTATAAATTATTTATCAATGATAAAGAAGTTGCTTATGCCGGCGAGGCAAAAATTAGTTATGCCAGTAAACCGTCTTTTTCCAATATTACAAAATTTGTAAAATTCGGCGAGGTAAATTTAATTGCTATTCAGGTAAATGACTGGGGCAACAGCGGCGGTTTATGGCAAGTACCTATAATTTTAACCAATGATAAAACTGAAATTGATAACATGTTCAAACCGTTAACTCAAATTCAATTTGATCCGTTAAAAGAAGGATATAAATTAGAATGGGAAGATGAATTTAACGGCAATTCGCTTGATACCTCAAAATGGTCAGTCAGAGGTATTGGTCCGCGAGCGGCAGGTTTTGTATCGGAAAAAGCCGTTAAAGTTAATGATGGTAATTTAGAATTATATTCAACTAAATCTGGTGATTCTCTTTTAATTGGCGCGGTAGGAACACAGAATAAATTTATGGTTAAGTATGGTTATTTTGAGTGCAGAGCACAACTTCAAAAATCAAAAGGGAATTGGGCAGCATTTTGGATACAGTCACCCGGTATTTCCAGTGGAGAAGATCCTGGTGAATTTGGTACAGAGATCGACATTTTTGAATATTTTAAAAAGAATGGAGAAAACATAATTTCGCATAATCTTCACTGGGCTTACGGTCCAAATCAACAGTCAATAGGAGGCTTACAAAGCGTTGTTGATGGGGTAAACAATGGCTTTCACACATTCGGGCTTGAATGGACTCCGGAAAAATATTCATTCTTCGTAGATGGATTAAAATATTATGAAGTTTCAAAAGCCGTTTCGCATACGGAAGAGTACATAATTTTAAGTATGGAACTTCCCGCAAAATTAGAAGAATTGGTCGAAGCAATTTTTCCAGACGTATTTATTGTTGATTATGTAAAAGTTTATAAAAAATCTTCACATTAA
- a CDS encoding VCBS repeat-containing protein: MIENSSIKKIILSKINFTILFSFSFIAICNAQNSSEKFQRIKNNNIKLKADLGVGLWAWPLPLDFDNDGDYDLLVNCHDVPYNGIYFFENTDGNIKMPVFKPGKKIGPAHKNIQISYVDNSPKYLIPGKEIINLISGKTENIYPHENIYDDGKKIRANQWKYSDYNNDGAVDLIVSIGDWSDYGWDNAFDRNGKWLNGPLHGFVYLIKNIGSTENPKYIEPKKILADNKPIDVYGMPSANLSDFDNDGDLDILCGEFLDKFTYFQNIGTKENPEYSEGKILSIENKPITMDLEMIVPVSIDWDKDGDIDLIVGQEDGRVAFVENTGKITDGIPQFNKPIFFKQEADELKFGALVTPFSVDWDNDGDEDLICGNTAGYIGFIENLSGANPPKWAEPVYLKSDENVIRIQAGENGSIQGPCEAKWGYTTLNVADWDGDNLKDIIINSIWGKMLWYKNIGTMNNPKLAAPKPIEVDYEIINPKPAWNWWNPEGKNLVTQWRTNPFIIDWNKDGLNDIIMLDYEGYLAFYERKKIGHELKLLPGKRIFFDENNNLLRLNEKEAGKSGRRKIAITDWDLDGNLDLLINSKNVNFLKNISADDSKIVFKDMGMLGKDTLAGHSTCPTIVDWNKNNIPDLLVGAEDGYFYYLKNSNDTNVTENTFFENSKCVKSLETKVICKEEGKYIGWPTISKTNTGDLLCVFSGNRADHVCPFGITQIIKSKNNGKDWTEPKIINDTPLDDRDAGIMETSKGTWLVNWFTSMAFDKERYYEKYPKWQKIRSELNDSTINFWLGNWTRRSPDKGKTWLKPVKQLVSSPHGPIELKNAKLLYVGTSSLNSNKILGVEISEDDGISWNLFSQIEIGDQDTIEYYHEPHAVELSNGKIIAMFRYQPKDKSDSYLRQSESYDGGMTWTKTHRTNIFGYPPHLIELKNGWILVVYGVRKYPFGEYACISKDGGETWDVENEIYLSKSDNGDLGYPASVQLEDGSIITVFYQIDKKDEKTSLFQTHWKINE, translated from the coding sequence GTGATTGAAAATTCTTCAATTAAAAAAATAATTCTTTCTAAAATAAATTTTACTATTCTATTCAGTTTTTCATTTATCGCAATATGTAACGCGCAAAATTCATCAGAAAAATTTCAGAGAATAAAAAATAATAATATTAAGCTGAAAGCCGATCTTGGAGTTGGACTATGGGCTTGGCCTTTACCGCTTGATTTTGATAATGACGGTGATTACGATTTATTGGTAAACTGCCATGATGTGCCGTATAATGGAATTTACTTTTTTGAAAATACTGATGGAAATATTAAAATGCCTGTCTTTAAACCAGGTAAAAAAATTGGTCCGGCTCATAAAAATATTCAGATTTCTTATGTCGACAATTCTCCTAAATATCTTATTCCTGGGAAAGAAATTATAAACTTGATTTCAGGAAAAACTGAAAATATTTACCCGCATGAAAATATTTATGACGATGGTAAAAAGATAAGAGCAAATCAATGGAAATATAGTGATTATAATAACGATGGAGCGGTTGATTTAATTGTCAGTATTGGTGATTGGTCTGATTACGGATGGGATAACGCGTTCGATAGAAATGGGAAATGGTTAAATGGTCCTTTGCATGGATTTGTTTATTTAATTAAAAATATTGGATCTACGGAAAATCCAAAATATATTGAACCAAAAAAAATTCTTGCTGATAATAAACCAATTGATGTCTACGGCATGCCTTCAGCAAATTTATCGGACTTTGATAACGATGGCGATCTTGATATTCTTTGCGGTGAATTTTTGGATAAGTTTACATATTTTCAAAATATTGGAACAAAAGAAAATCCAGAATATTCTGAAGGTAAAATTCTTTCAATAGAAAATAAACCTATAACAATGGATTTGGAAATGATCGTTCCGGTTTCAATAGATTGGGATAAAGATGGCGATATTGATTTGATTGTTGGACAAGAAGATGGAAGAGTAGCTTTTGTTGAAAATACAGGAAAAATTACAGATGGAATTCCTCAATTTAATAAACCGATTTTCTTTAAGCAGGAAGCAGATGAGTTAAAATTCGGAGCTTTGGTTACGCCTTTCAGCGTCGATTGGGATAATGATGGAGATGAAGATTTAATTTGTGGAAATACCGCGGGTTATATAGGCTTTATTGAAAATCTTAGTGGCGCGAATCCGCCCAAATGGGCAGAGCCGGTTTATCTAAAATCAGATGAAAATGTAATTAGAATTCAAGCGGGAGAAAACGGATCTATTCAAGGCCCTTGCGAAGCAAAATGGGGCTATACAACTTTAAACGTTGCGGATTGGGATGGTGATAATCTAAAAGATATTATTATTAATTCAATATGGGGAAAAATGCTTTGGTATAAAAATATTGGAACTATGAACAATCCAAAACTAGCGGCACCAAAACCTATTGAAGTAGATTATGAAATTATAAATCCAAAACCGGCGTGGAATTGGTGGAATCCAGAAGGGAAAAATTTGGTTACTCAATGGCGGACAAATCCGTTTATTATTGATTGGAATAAGGATGGTTTAAATGATATTATTATGCTTGATTATGAAGGTTATTTAGCGTTTTACGAACGAAAAAAGATTGGTCATGAATTAAAATTATTACCGGGTAAAAGAATATTTTTCGATGAAAACAATAATTTGCTTAGGCTGAATGAAAAGGAAGCTGGAAAAAGCGGAAGACGTAAAATTGCAATTACTGATTGGGATCTTGATGGTAACCTTGATTTATTGATCAATAGCAAAAATGTGAATTTTCTAAAGAACATAAGTGCTGATGATTCAAAAATAGTTTTTAAAGATATGGGAATGTTAGGAAAAGATACACTTGCCGGTCATTCTACTTGTCCAACAATTGTAGATTGGAATAAAAATAATATTCCTGATCTTTTAGTCGGCGCTGAAGACGGATACTTTTATTATTTAAAAAACTCTAACGATACAAACGTAACAGAAAATACTTTTTTTGAAAATTCAAAATGTGTAAAATCATTAGAGACCAAAGTTATTTGTAAAGAAGAAGGAAAATATATTGGCTGGCCGACAATTTCAAAAACAAATACCGGTGACTTACTCTGTGTGTTTTCAGGTAATAGAGCAGATCATGTTTGTCCATTTGGAATTACGCAAATAATAAAAAGCAAAAATAATGGGAAAGATTGGACTGAACCTAAAATAATAAATGATACGCCATTAGATGATAGAGACGCTGGAATTATGGAAACATCAAAAGGAACATGGCTAGTAAATTGGTTTACTTCAATGGCTTTTGATAAAGAAAGGTATTATGAAAAATATCCTAAATGGCAAAAAATTAGAAGTGAATTAAATGATTCAACCATAAATTTCTGGTTAGGTAATTGGACACGAAGATCGCCGGATAAAGGTAAAACTTGGCTTAAACCGGTAAAACAATTAGTCTCATCACCGCATGGACCCATAGAACTAAAAAACGCAAAATTATTGTATGTTGGAACTTCATCGCTTAATAGCAATAAGATCTTAGGCGTTGAAATTTCTGAAGATGATGGAATAAGCTGGAATTTATTTTCACAAATTGAAATTGGGGATCAAGATACAATCGAATATTATCATGAACCTCATGCAGTAGAATTAAGCAATGGTAAAATAATTGCTATGTTCCGTTATCAGCCAAAAGATAAATCGGATTCATACTTAAGGCAGTCCGAAAGTTATGACGGCGGAATGACGTGGACGAAAACACACAGAACAAATATTTTTGGGTACCCTCCGCATTTGATAGAATTAAAAAATGGATGGATTCTTGTCGTATATGGCGTGCGCAAATATCCTTTCGGAGAATATGCGTGCATTAGTAAAGACGGCGGTGAAACCTGGGATGTGGAAAATGAAATTTACTTAAGTAAAAGTGACAATGGAGATTTAGGTTATCCCGCATCTGTTCAACTTGAAGACGGTTCTATAATTACAGTCTTCTACCAAATTGATAAAAAAGATGAAAAAACAAGTTTGTTTCAAACTCATTGGAAAATAAACGAGTAA
- a CDS encoding metallophosphoesterase — protein MKKIIITVFVILSTFHLVIAQNSNTKKIKIGMCSDVHLPTMHDSEMRISKFIDSMKIAKPDFIIELGDFIIPKQEYQHLYEIWKSYTGLKYHVIGNHEMDGGTTLEKALEYRNMESSYYSFSMNGFKFIVLDGNEKKDPNKKGYSSYIGVKQIDWLKNELTNSEEPIIIFSHQGIGSDPNTPGERYSIENADSVREIFEHHNEANRKSKIICCFNGHTHHDFAEDINGIWYVTINSMSYKWLGEEYECLRYSKEIDANFKWIKYTAPYKDPLFTVIEISSEGYIKISGKKSKYVGPSPWELGYPEHLKKFVKPEITERMLKFSL, from the coding sequence ATGAAAAAAATAATTATTACTGTATTTGTGATTTTATCTACTTTTCACTTAGTTATTGCACAGAATTCAAACACAAAAAAAATAAAAATTGGAATGTGCTCGGACGTTCATCTGCCTACTATGCATGATTCGGAAATGAGAATATCAAAATTTATTGACAGCATGAAAATAGCAAAACCGGATTTCATTATTGAGCTTGGCGATTTTATTATTCCTAAACAAGAATACCAGCATTTATATGAGATATGGAAATCATATACCGGATTAAAGTATCATGTAATTGGAAATCATGAAATGGATGGAGGAACAACTTTAGAAAAAGCTTTAGAGTACAGAAATATGGAAAGTTCATATTATTCATTTAGTATGAATGGTTTTAAATTCATTGTACTTGACGGAAATGAAAAAAAGGATCCTAACAAAAAAGGTTACAGTTCATATATTGGCGTTAAACAAATTGATTGGCTTAAAAATGAATTAACTAATTCTGAAGAGCCGATAATTATATTTTCGCACCAAGGTATTGGAAGCGATCCAAACACTCCCGGCGAAAGATATTCAATTGAAAACGCGGACAGTGTACGAGAAATATTTGAGCATCACAACGAAGCAAACAGAAAAAGTAAGATTATATGCTGTTTTAATGGGCATACTCATCATGATTTTGCAGAAGACATAAATGGAATTTGGTATGTGACCATAAATTCAATGTCATATAAATGGCTTGGTGAAGAATACGAATGCTTAAGATACAGTAAAGAAATTGACGCAAATTTCAAATGGATCAAATATACCGCGCCTTATAAAGATCCTTTATTTACAGTTATTGAAATTTCTTCGGAAGGATATATAAAAATATCCGGAAAAAAATCAAAATATGTAGGTCCGTCTCCATGGGAATTAGGATATCCAGAACATTTAAAGAAATTTGTGAAGCCCGAAATAACAGAAAGAATGTTAAAATTTTCTTTATAA